CGGGTAATTTACCGGCTACAATGGATATAAAAATAATATTATCGATGCCCAATACCACCTCCATAAAGGTTAGTGTCAATAAACTGATCCAGGTATCGGCACTCGCAAAAATATCAAACATAGTTTTATTGTGATTTTAAATCTTAACAGGCGTTTAGAAAACAGATTAGTTCGGTTAATTTGCCCGGTCTTAACTAATGTGTTTGGTTGTACAACCCAAACACATTAGTTAATCCGGTATTTTTAAAATTTTATGATTTCATATTAACATACTGCAACGGCAAGCCCAAATTCGACTGACGCATTAAGGCAATTACATCCTGCAAATCATCGATTTTTTTACCGGTAACCCGTATCTGATCGTCCATAATGGCGGCCTGCACTTTCAGTTTACTGTCTTTAATTATTTTTACAATTTTTTTAGCCGTTTCTTTATCCACGCCCACTTTCACCTTCACATCTTTTTTAATCATCGGGCCGGAGGCATACTCTTCTTCCGAAAAATCCAGAGCGGTGGCATCGAGGTTTTGCTTTACCATTTTAGTCATGATAATATCTTCGATGTGCTTTACCCGCATCGAGTTTTCGGTGGTAATATGAATAATGTTTGATTTTTTGTCGAGTTCCACGCTGCCTTTCGTGTCTTTAAAATCGTAACGATTCTGAATTTCCTTCTTTACGGTATTCAGGGCATTTTCCAAGCTTTGCGGATCTATTTTACTTACAATATCAAATGAGGCCATGCGAGAAATATATTAATTACAGGATTTAGACGTATATGCGCGGGTAAAGTTAATATTTTTGGTAACACTTCTTTTCTTTACCGCAGGTTCGCCGGTACTAAGTTGAAACAATATAATGGCAAATTTAAAAAAATAGCTTTTCTGAGCCGGTTTCGCCGGCTTGCTAGCCACAGCTCCCAAACAGGTTAAACTTTTATCGCTTAAATAAGGTAAAATAACCAAAAGCTACCTGCTTTTTAATAGCAGTGCAGTAGTATAAAGGAGCTACTATAGTACCAAATAAATTTTTAAAAATATGCAAAAAAACACCCGCGAAATAGCTATTGCCGCCGGCACAGTGCTTTTAGGAACACTGGCCTTACGATATTTTACCCGCAATCACCAGCCTTTAGAAACTGTTCCGACGGTTGATTTAAACAAATACATGGGCAAGTGGTACGAAATTGCGGCTTTTCCTTTAATTTTTGAGCGGGGTTGCCATTGCACTACCGCCGAGTACAGCTTAGATCCGGCTGGTTTCGTGAAAGTAGTAAACAGTTGCAACCGCAACAATCCGAAAGGCAAGAAAAAAGTAGCCGAAGCGAAAGCTTTTCCGGTGGCGGGCAGCAACAATTCTAAATTAAAAGTACAGTTTCAATGGCCCTTTACCGGCGACTATTGGATTATTGGCTTAGATGCTGATTATTCGTATGCCGTGGTGGGTACCCCGGACCGGCAAAACTTATGGATTTTGAGCCGCTCACCGTTTATGGCGCCTACTTTGTACCAAAACCTGGTAACCCTGGCGCAGCAAAAAGGCTTTGATACCGACCATTTACGCGTAACCGATCAAAGTTGCTTTGGATAATTAATTTTAATTAATCGCTGCGTTTCCCGTGCATTTCGCTTTGCCGCATGGGCATGGCATCAATAATTTGAAACAACACTGCCGGGGCCTGGGGATGCTGGGCCCGGTATTTTTCACCACCGTCTTTGCCCAGTAATACCACCGAAAACTGCTCAGCATTTACTTTATACTCCTGGCGCAGTTTACCGGCACTGGGCACGGCTTCTTTTATGTCTGGATTTAATTCTACGTTATTTTCGATTACCTGCACTACCAGCATGTCGCGCTCAGTTAAACCCGGGTGAGCCTGGCGCAGCATTTTATTTTGTTCCTGCAACAATTCATTCTGACTATTGGGGGCAAATACTAATAAAATGCGGTGTTTTCCTTTATCCATGTCGTTTAAGGTAGCGGCAGCACTGCCAGACTGAGCCATAACCGACCAAGTACAACCCAAGCACCCGAGTAAACAGGTAATAAAAATTTTAAATTTCTTGCTCATTATCAGGTTTTCGCCGCATTGCTCCAAATCTATTTTACCTGTCAAAAAGCGGGCAACCCCGGCGATGCACTAACAAACGGTACTTGGGCTCAACAGGTTATACCTTGCTCTTAAAAAAAGCTACCGTACCGAGCAGCAGCAAAACACCAAATGGAATTAACAGATTACAAAGCAGAAAAAACCGTTGTTTGCGTCGCCGGTTAAACCCTTGTTGCAAAATAAACCCAATCAGAATTAGCAAAGAAACGGCCGCTAACGGAGCCGTTAAAGTAATTAAGATGCCGGAACCCCACCAGCCCTGAAAAAGAAATAAGACGCTGGTAAAACCAGTAGCCAAGGCCAAACTGCAAAAGGAACCCAGCAGGGCTAACCCCAGGTTTTTGAGCATAAAGGAAAAAGATAGCAGCATTTGCCCTAAAAATAACAGCGCCAACGTAGCTAAGGTAAATACCAGTAGTTTATCGGTGAGTAGTTGGTAAGATTTTAAATAAAGTCCGATACCACTAAGGCCAAGCGCCAGGTAAATACATTTGGTATAACCCGCCCAAAAGCTTTGAATATGCAACTGAATAGTTGACTCCTCGGCTGAGAAAATAGCGGGAGTTAAAAATTTAGAGTACATCATTTTATCATTTAGTAAAAATTTAAATGGATTAAAAAATAACGTTAAACTACTCGCGTGCTATCAGCCGAGCCCCGAAGGATTTATAAATATAATCAATTATTATTCAGGGAGTATCAATATTAAATAACGATTTTTAAAATTTTTAGTTTTAATATTTTTTGCACCTTACGCGCCGCATCTGCGTAAGGAGTTTGCGAGCAGAATATTCGTTATCTTTGCTTTATAATACCGAAAGAACAACAGTTTTGAAATTAAAGGATTTTCTGGAACTCTACCGGCTCGACCCGGTAGTTCAAACCATAGC
The sequence above is a segment of the Adhaeribacter swui genome. Coding sequences within it:
- a CDS encoding YajQ family cyclic di-GMP-binding protein, whose translation is MASFDIVSKIDPQSLENALNTVKKEIQNRYDFKDTKGSVELDKKSNIIHITTENSMRVKHIEDIIMTKMVKQNLDATALDFSEEEYASGPMIKKDVKVKVGVDKETAKKIVKIIKDSKLKVQAAIMDDQIRVTGKKIDDLQDVIALMRQSNLGLPLQYVNMKS
- a CDS encoding lipocalin family protein, with the translated sequence MQKNTREIAIAAGTVLLGTLALRYFTRNHQPLETVPTVDLNKYMGKWYEIAAFPLIFERGCHCTTAEYSLDPAGFVKVVNSCNRNNPKGKKKVAEAKAFPVAGSNNSKLKVQFQWPFTGDYWIIGLDADYSYAVVGTPDRQNLWILSRSPFMAPTLYQNLVTLAQQKGFDTDHLRVTDQSCFG
- a CDS encoding DUF4174 domain-containing protein, with translation MSKKFKIFITCLLGCLGCTWSVMAQSGSAAATLNDMDKGKHRILLVFAPNSQNELLQEQNKMLRQAHPGLTERDMLVVQVIENNVELNPDIKEAVPSAGKLRQEYKVNAEQFSVVLLGKDGGEKYRAQHPQAPAVLFQIIDAMPMRQSEMHGKRSD